In the Juglans microcarpa x Juglans regia isolate MS1-56 chromosome 6D, Jm3101_v1.0, whole genome shotgun sequence genome, one interval contains:
- the LOC121236025 gene encoding adenine phosphoribosyltransferase 3-like: MSACREEDPRIHGIKTKIRVVPNFPKPGIMFQDITTLLLDPKAFKDTIDLFVERYKGKNISVVAGVEARGFIFGPPIALAIGAKFVPLRKPRKLPGQVISEEYILEYGRDCLEMHVGAVERGERALVVDDLIATGGTLCAAMNLLECVGAEVVECACLIELPELKGRGRLKGKPLYVLVEYQ; the protein is encoded by the exons ATGTCGGCTTGCAGAGAAGAAGACCCTCGTATCCATGGCATCAAAACTAAGATTCGGGTCGTCCCCAATTTCCCCAAACCAG GTATTATGTTCCAAGACATAACTACTCTATTACTAGATCCGAAAGCCTTCAAGGACACAATCGATTTGTTCGTAGAGCGATACAAAGGCAAAAACATTTCTGTCGTTGCag GGGTAGAAGCTCGTGGATTTATATTTGGTCCTCCCATTGCTTTGGCTATCGGGGCAAAGTTTGTTCCTTTAAGAAAACCAAGGAAGCTGCCTG GTCAAGTTATTTCTGAGGAGTATATTTTGGAATATGGAAGGGACTGTCTTGAGATGCATGTTGGAGCGGTGGAACGTGGAGAACGTGCTTTGGTGGTTGATGATTTAATTGCCACTGGTGGCACACTCTGTGCAGCTATGAACTTATTAG AATGCGTTGGAGCGGAAGTAGTTGAATGTGCATGCCTGATTGAGTTACCTGAGTTAAAG GGACGTGGGCGCTTGAAGGGTAAGCCATTGTATGTTCTAGTGGAGTATCAATAA